The sequence CGGTCCTGCGTGTTCAGCCCCCGGTCCTTCAAGGCCGCCGCGAGCCCGCTCTCCGCCGCGAGCGTCCCCGTCTTCTCCAGCGCCAGGAACAGCGCGGCGTGGATGGGCTCCGGCAGCGTCCCCCCACGCATGCCGGCGATGACGTTCGCAATCGCCTCCGGGTGCACGGACAGGTAGCTCGCCAGCCGGCTCGTGGCGTCATGCAGCCCATTGGGCCCCGCACCGAGCCGCTTCGTGAAGTCCGCCAGCGCCGCGTCGAGCGTGAGCGCCGCGAGCGCGGGCTCCGGAGCCGCGGGCAGGTCCGAGGCTCGCGTGGCACCGGCAGGCGCGCTCCCCCAGGCGAAGCGCTCCGCATCGAGCCCGGCCAGCACCGTCGGCGCGCCGCTGACGCCGTCCAGCCGCTCCACCTGCACCTCCGACGTCACGTCACTCAGCAGCCGGCTGCCCATCCACACCTTCAGGTGCTCCGCTCCACCGAGCGTGCCCACCCAGCGGCCCTTCGCGTCCAACGTCGCTCGCGTCTCCGCGGAGAGGACGTCCACGCGCATCCGGCCCCCGAGCTGCGGAGGGAGCAGGGGCAGGGTGGATGCGATGTATCGCGCATGCGTCCTCGTGAAGGACGGCGCCTCGTCCGACGCCGCCGCGTCCAGCGTGTACGTCGCATCGAACGCGCCCAGTGAGTCCTTGTGCCGGGACACCCACTGCGCGCGGCCCAGCGGCGGGAGGATGACCTCCGACGACTGGAGCATCCCCTGGAGCTGGCGCCGTGCCTCGACGTCCACGGACGGCGCGAAGGCGAAGTCTCCGAAGCGGCAGTCGCGCCCAATCTGCACCAGGAACGGCGACTCGAGGGCGGCGCGGCGGGCCGGCTCTACCTCCGCCGCGCCTCCTTCGAGCAACTGCACATCGGTCAGAGTCGCGGCAATGACCCACCCCGTCGCCGAGCGCTCCTCCAGGACGCGCCACCACATCGTGGCCTCCAGGCGGAGCTGCTGGGACGAAGCGGACTCCGACGCTTGCGCCGAGCTGCTGGCGCGAACGTGGAAGGCAAGCTCCTCTCCCGCGGCGAACCGGCAGGACAGGGGACGCCGGGCCACCGGCGACTGCTGCGTGCCCCCAGAGGGACGCACCCAGGCATAGACAGTGGCCAGCGCGAGGACGAGGGCTCCGAAGAGCACGGGCGTGCGGCGGGTCATGGTCGCGTTCCTCTTCGTTACTGCAGGGTGATGGCCGAGCCGCTGCGGTCCAACAGCGTCGAGGTGAACGCGTAGCCGTCGTAGCTGAACAGGTTGTACTCAGCCAACGTGTCGTAGCCCCAGCACACGTAATAGAAGGTGATGCCCCACTTCTTCTTCTTGCACCAGTTGGCCTCGAGCTGCTCGATGGTCAGGTCGATGCTCCCGTCGAGCGTGGAGATGCGGAACACCGCGTCCGCGTCGTACGCCACCGTGAGCTTCACCGGGTTGGTGCTGTTCACCACCAGGTACAGCTTCGCGTTCACGCCATCGCTGTCGCTGGTGTTGAAGCCGAGGATGGTGACGGATGCGGACAGCGTCGCCTTGTAGATGGTGAGGTTCAGCGTGCCGCTCACGCTGAGGCTGGCATTCACGTACGGACGGACCTGCGCGGAGATGCTCGTGGTGGACGCGGTGACGCCCATGTCGAAGCCGGCCGTCGCGCTGAAGCACCCCGAGATGTTGATAGAGGCCACCACCACGCCATACGTGTACGTGAGGCACTTCTCCTTCGCGTAGCTCTTGTCGTACGTGTACGTCACCGAGCCCGCGGATTTGCTGTAGCTCAGCAGCGACACGCCGAACACCTTGAAGCCCGTGTCCATGGACGCGACGGCCGGCGACACCGTGGCGGACGCATCACCCCACGCCTGCGCCAGGTCGAAGCTACCGAAGAAGCCCTTGAGGGACACCGTCGCGTCGTTGTCCGTGTACGCGCCCGTCAGGTTGAACGTGTTCGTCGAGCCGCCGGACAGACCGAGCTGAATCGTGCTCGAGGAGCCCCACGCGTTGCTGTACGTCTTCGTCACGTCCAGCGACGAGGCCAGGTTCGACGTGTGGCTGCCGCGCACCAGCCGCACGGTGAACACCTTGCAGTTGTTCGCGGTGCCGTTCTGCCCGGCCACCATCGGGTCACCGCGCTCGGGGAAGGGCACCATGGCGCAGGCGCGCACCTGGAAGTCGGTGGCCGCCGCCCACGGGCCGCCGGGGCTGGTCAGCGTGCGGAACTCCGGAGTGGGGTGCAGCCGCGCGTCGAACTGGAGGTCCTCGCCCGGCTTCACGGTGTTGATGGGGGCGTGCAGCGCCTCGGGGTTGGCGTTCAGCCGCTTCCAGCCGACGTTGCCCGTGTCCGGCTGCGCGATGATGTCGTACGCGAAGTCCACCGTGCCTGGCAGCGTGGACGAGCCCGCCTCGTCGAAGTCACGGCCGAAGGCCGCCACGGTGAGGTTGGCGATGAAGAGCGGACGGGGCGCCTCGCCCGCGCCCGCGTTCACGTCCGCGGGCGGCGCTTCCGAGTCCAGCACCACCACGGACGAGTCCGGCGTGGCCTGCTTCAATTCCACGTCCGTGCCCGGCGGCGGGCGCACGGTGACGTTGATGACGCAGCCCGTGCGCTCCACGCCCGTCACCGGGTCCTTCGTCTTGCAACGCTGGCCCACCGTCGTCGTGGCTTCCTTCTCGTTGTAGACGAGCCACTTGTTCTCCTCGGTGGTGAACTCGTCCGCGCCGTCGAGCAGGACGAAGAAGTTGGCGGCGCGCTGCGGGTCTCCCCCCAGGCACTCGGGCGGGACGATGCCCGTGATGTCCACGTACTGCTGGCTGCTGTCGCCCGTCAGGGTGACGCGCGTGCCGCCCACCAGGCAGCTCTGGAGGCTCTCCAGTTCCGCCTGCGTGGGGTTGGGGCCGCTCGGCTTCTGCATCAGGCCCAGCGAGACGACGAAGCTGTTGGTGCTGCCCGTGCCCTTCAGGCCCACCCGCGCCTTGAGGGGGAAGTTGACGAAGAGGTTGCCGCTCGCGGCCTGGTCCACGTTGAGGCTGTTCACCTCGATGGTGAGCGGACCGCCGATGCAGGTCTGAAGCGCCACGTCATAGCGCTGGCCCGTCGGGCACTGGCACCGGTACGTGCTGGCCCCGGAGGCAATGCCGCACGTGGCACCGCCGCCGCACGAGACGGGCGTCGAGCCGAACTCGCACACGTACTGGCTGGTGTTGGCGCACTTCACGTCGTCCCAGTAGCCGCTGTCCGCCCACATGCGGGCGCATTGCTGGATGCCGGCCTCGGGATGACCTCCGCCGTCGTTCGGCTCGCCCGAGGCCCAGTGGAGGTAGGTGGGCGTGTCGCCCTCCACCGTCTGCCAGCCGGCGGAGGTGCTCGTCTGCCCGCTGAGCTGCGACAGGCCGATGTACGTCAGCTCGCCGCCGGTGATGGAGTGGATGGCCTCGTTGCCGCTGTCGCTCATCGGCACGGCGAGCCGGCCGCCCATCGCCGTGCAGTCCGCCTTCGCGGCCGCCCACGTCCGCGCGGTGGAGTAGCGGTAGTACACCGTGTCGCCGCTGGTGATGCTCGCGGCCGGCGCCGGGGCGCACAAGTCCGTGGAGCTGAGCGACGCGCTCTGCACGCCCGGCTCGGGAAGGGGAGACGCGGGGTCCACGTCCGCGACCTCCGTGCCCGCGGTTCCGCCGCAGGCACTCCAGACGGCGACCGCAAGACACAACAGTACGCAGCGCGGCACGAGGCCGCGCGGTTCATTTGCACGCATGGGAGACGCTCCAGGACTGCGAGTGGGGTCTCTCCGGGCCGGGAGGACCGTGCACACCCACCGCGGCCAATGGGCCTCAGCGGGGGCACACGGACTTGGACCCGTGGCGTGAAAATCCGGGCAACGCCGGTGGATGATTTTCGCGGTGACTACTTCTGGACGGTGTCCAGGCGGTTCACGTTGCGCAACTCAGGGAACAGCCACGCCCAGAGCGCCACCACCACCACGGTGCCCACCGCGCCAATCACCACCGCGTGGACGGCGCCCACGGCTTCGGCCAGGGCTCCCGCGCGGAACTCGCCCAGCTCGTTGGAAGCGCCGATGCACATCATGTTCACCGCGCCCACGCGGCCGCGCATGTCGTCCGGCGTGGACACCAGCTCCAGCGTGTGCCGCACCACCACGCTGATCATGTCCGCCGCGCCCGCCACCGCCAGGGCCACCAGCGACAGCGGCAGCGAGCGGCTCACGCCGAACACGAACGTGGCCGCGCCGAAGATGGCCACCGCGATGAACATCTTCCACCCGGCGCGCTCACCCACCGGCCGAACCGCGAGGAACACCGCCACCACCGCGGCGCCCATGGCCGGAGCACCGCGCAAGAGCCCCAGGCCCAAGGGGCCCGTGTGCAACACGTCCCGCGCGTAGATGGGCAGCAGCGCCACCGCGCCGCCCAGCAGAACCGCGAACAGGTCCAGGGTGATGCTCCCCAGGAGCAGCCGCTGCCGGCGCACGAAATGGAGGCCCGCCACCAGCGTGGCGAAGGACAGCTTCTCCGTGGACGCGCTGCCCGTGCGCACCTTCAGCGAGAGAATCCACACCACCGTGAGCGCGCACAGCGAGGCCGAGGTGATGTAGGCCCCCTTGGCGCCCAGCCACCCGTAGACGAGACCGCCCACCGCCGGGCCGGCGATGGTGGCCACCTGCCACGTGGTGGAGTTGACGGCCACCGCCTTCGTCAATTCCTCGCGCGGCACCAGGTGCGGCGTGAGCGCGGAGCCCGCGGGCGCGTAGAAGGCGCGCGCCGCGCCGAAGAGCACCAGCACGCCGTAGACGAAGCGCACGTCGCGGATGTGCCCCAGCGTGAAGGACAGCAGCAGCAGGCTGCACAGCAGCATCACCGACTGGCACACCGCGAGGATGGTGCGCCGGTCCACCCGGTCGGCCACCTGTCCGCCCAGCAGGCTGAAGGCGAGGAAGGGGAGGAACTGGGCCAGGCCCGTGTAGCCGAGCGCCAGCGCGCTCCCGGTCAGCTCGTATATCTGCCAGCCGATGGACACGGACTCAATCTGCGCGGCGAGCACCGCGCACAGCCGTGCAATCTGGTACACGCGGAAGTCGCGATGGCGGAAGACCGAGTGGGAAGGGGAGGCGTCGTCAACGAGGGCGGCCATGCTGGAACGGGGCTCTAACGCACGCGCCCCGCTCGCGCCACCCCGACGAGGCCCGCTCGCCCTCACCCTCAGTGCAGGACGGGCGTGGGAGCCACCACCACCGGCTGTCGGGGAAGCTCCACCGTGAAGGAGGAGCCCAGCCCCGGCTTGCTGTGGACGGCGATGGTGCCGCCCATCCCCGAGAGGATTTCGCGGACGATCCAGAGCCCCAGCCCCAGGCCGCCATAGTGCTGCTCGGACACGGCGCGCTCGAAGCGCTCGAAGATGCGCAGGTGGTCTACCTCCGCGATGCCGATGCCCTCGTCGCGGACGATGAGGCGCGCGAAGCGCTCGTCTCCCGTCACCAGGAGGTGGATGGGGCGGCCCCTGCCGTACTTGATGGCGTTGGCGAGCAGGTTCGTCACCACCTGCTCCAGGCGGATGCGGTCCCACCTGCCGCGCGCGCTGCCCTCGGTGCGCAGCACCAGCGTGCTGCCGCTGCGCGCCAGTTCCTCACGGAAGCGGATGGCCACGTCGCGCACCACCTCCGAGAGGTCCAGCTCCTCCAGGTGATAGGGCAGGCGCCCCTCGCGCACCCGGGCGATGTCCAGCACCTCGTCCACCAGGTGCCCCAGTCGCTCCACCTGCCGTGCGATGACCTCCGCCCTGGAGGCGAGCTGCTCGGGCGGGCACTTCTTCTCGCCGTGGGTGATGCGCAGCAGCGACTGCGACTGGAGCCGCAGCGTCGTCAGCGGCGTGCGCAGCTCATGCGAGGCGATGGTGAGGAACGTGTCCCTCGCGTGGACGGCCTCGATGAGCTCCTGGTGCAGGCGGCTGTTGTCCACCGCCAGCGCCACGCGGCGCGCCACGTCCCGCGCCAGCTCCACCTCGGTGTCACCGAGGCGGCGCGGTGGAATGGTGGAGAAGCTGATGGCGCCCAGCACCCGGCCCCGGCCCATGAGCGGCAGGCGCATGCAGGAGCCCGTCGGGTCTCCCAGTCTCAGGTGGCCCGCCAGCTCCGGCGAGTCACCCGGCTCGGCGCCGAGGAGGCAGGGTGGGTCGGTGGCGTTGCGCAGCCGCTGCTCCTCGCGCGGGTCCTGGTGGGCCACCGCCTCGCGCTGCATCCGGCCGTCTTCCTGGAGGAGGTCGAGGACGCAGCCGTCCGCCACCAACGGCACCGACAGGCGCACCGCGAGGGTGAGCGCGCGCCCCAGGTCCGGCTGCTCCGCGAGCGCGCCGCTCAGCTCCGCCAGCAGGGCGAAGCGCTGGCGCGCGGCCTCGGCGGATGCTCGCGCGGCCTCCGCGGCCCGGGCCTGTCCCTCCAACTCGCGCGTGGCGCGCAGCTCGATTTCCGTCATCGCCGAGGTCGCCAGGTCCTCGAGGATGGCCAGGTCATCCTTCGTCCAGGCGCGCGGCCCGGTGTCGATGGCGCACAGCGTGCCGAGGACTTCACCGCTCGGGGTCTTCAGCGGATAGCCGGCGTAGGCCACCACGCCGAGCTGATCCACCGCGAGGTTCTCCCTCAGCATCGGGTCCTTGCGGGCGTCCTCGATGACGAGCGGCTGGCGGGTGGCCACCACGTGGATGCAGAAGGAGTGGGTGAGCGGAGTCTGCCGGACATCACACCAGGGAGGAGGCAGGCCCGAGCAGCTCTTGAAGAACTGCCGGTCCTTGTCGAGCAGCGTGACGAGCGACACGGGCACGTGCAGCGCCCGTGTCGTCAGCCGCGTCAACCGGTCGAAGGCCTCCTCGGCGGGACTGTCCAGCAGGGCCGTGCGCTGCAGGGCATCCATCCGGCGCTGGCGGTTGATGATCTGCTGGAGCTCGTGCACCTGCCTCTCCAATCGCCCGGATGCCTGCTGGGGTGCCGCGCCCTGCGTACCGCCTTCGTGTGTGCCGCTCTCCGGGTGCATACCCGCCTCCCCCCACGCTGGAGGAACTGCCCCGCTGTCCCCTCAAGGGTGCGCACCACACATCGGCGATGCCCGGGTGAGCGCGGATGTGGCCTCCTGGTTCTGATAATCTGAAAATCAAGTATTGAGAGTCAGGCCGGCGAAACGGTAAAACTCTCCTCGCGGTCGAAATCAATCCGGTGAGGGAGACGCGTCGCCATGAACTTCAGGAGAAGCGCCGTGCTGATGGGAGTCTCGGGACTGCTGGCCGTGATGTCCGGCTGTGGGGACGCGCGGACCGGGCCGGACACGCCCGCAGTGGAGGACGGTCCGGACGAGCGCGGCGGCACCGTGACGGAGATGGTCTACACGGACCACGCCATCGTCACGTGTCAGAGCGCGACGATGTACGGCAACTACTCGACGACGTCGGGGCCGAGAGACCCCATCCGCACGCTCTACTACGGCGACAAGGTCGGCATCCGGCAGGACGCGGGCACGGCGTCGTGGGCCGTCATCCTGGACTACGGACCGGATGACTGGGGCTACCTGATCCGCTCGTGCATGACCCGCTGCAGCGGCACCAACAACCCCATCCCGGGCTGCTTCTGAGCCCGTCGCGCACGCTGGAGGAACGCATGACGACGACGAACCGGAAGGTGTTGCCGTACGTGGCGCGCGCGGTGCTGGTGGGCCTCTTCGCGGTGGGTGCGTGGCAGGCCTTCAAGGTGACGCCCGCGTACGCGAGCACGCGACTGACGGTGTGCGCGCAGGATTTGTACGTGCGCGACGCGCCCGCAGGCATCTTCATCGGCACGCTGTATCAAGGGCAGACGATGGAGGTGACGGAGTACTCGCCCAGTGGCCA comes from Pyxidicoccus parkwaysis and encodes:
- a CDS encoding C-type lectin domain-containing protein, which codes for MDPASPLPEPGVQSASLSSTDLCAPAPAASITSGDTVYYRYSTARTWAAAKADCTAMGGRLAVPMSDSGNEAIHSITGGELTYIGLSQLSGQTSTSAGWQTVEGDTPTYLHWASGEPNDGGGHPEAGIQQCARMWADSGYWDDVKCANTSQYVCEFGSTPVSCGGGATCGIASGASTYRCQCPTGQRYDVALQTCIGGPLTIEVNSLNVDQAASGNLFVNFPLKARVGLKGTGSTNSFVVSLGLMQKPSGPNPTQAELESLQSCLVGGTRVTLTGDSSQQYVDITGIVPPECLGGDPQRAANFFVLLDGADEFTTEENKWLVYNEKEATTTVGQRCKTKDPVTGVERTGCVINVTVRPPPGTDVELKQATPDSSVVVLDSEAPPADVNAGAGEAPRPLFIANLTVAAFGRDFDEAGSSTLPGTVDFAYDIIAQPDTGNVGWKRLNANPEALHAPINTVKPGEDLQFDARLHPTPEFRTLTSPGGPWAAATDFQVRACAMVPFPERGDPMVAGQNGTANNCKVFTVRLVRGSHTSNLASSLDVTKTYSNAWGSSSTIQLGLSGGSTNTFNLTGAYTDNDATVSLKGFFGSFDLAQAWGDASATVSPAVASMDTGFKVFGVSLLSYSKSAGSVTYTYDKSYAKEKCLTYTYGVVVASINISGCFSATAGFDMGVTASTTSISAQVRPYVNASLSVSGTLNLTIYKATLSASVTILGFNTSDSDGVNAKLYLVVNSTNPVKLTVAYDADAVFRISTLDGSIDLTIEQLEANWCKKKKWGITFYYVCWGYDTLAEYNLFSYDGYAFTSTLLDRSGSAITLQ
- a CDS encoding sensor histidine kinase; translation: MHELQQIINRQRRMDALQRTALLDSPAEEAFDRLTRLTTRALHVPVSLVTLLDKDRQFFKSCSGLPPPWCDVRQTPLTHSFCIHVVATRQPLVIEDARKDPMLRENLAVDQLGVVAYAGYPLKTPSGEVLGTLCAIDTGPRAWTKDDLAILEDLATSAMTEIELRATRELEGQARAAEAARASAEAARQRFALLAELSGALAEQPDLGRALTLAVRLSVPLVADGCVLDLLQEDGRMQREAVAHQDPREEQRLRNATDPPCLLGAEPGDSPELAGHLRLGDPTGSCMRLPLMGRGRVLGAISFSTIPPRRLGDTEVELARDVARRVALAVDNSRLHQELIEAVHARDTFLTIASHELRTPLTTLRLQSQSLLRITHGEKKCPPEQLASRAEVIARQVERLGHLVDEVLDIARVREGRLPYHLEELDLSEVVRDVAIRFREELARSGSTLVLRTEGSARGRWDRIRLEQVVTNLLANAIKYGRGRPIHLLVTGDERFARLIVRDEGIGIAEVDHLRIFERFERAVSEQHYGGLGLGLWIVREILSGMGGTIAVHSKPGLGSSFTVELPRQPVVVAPTPVLH
- a CDS encoding HEAT repeat domain-containing protein, which encodes MTRRTPVLFGALVLALATVYAWVRPSGGTQQSPVARRPLSCRFAAGEELAFHVRASSSAQASESASSQQLRLEATMWWRVLEERSATGWVIAATLTDVQLLEGGAAEVEPARRAALESPFLVQIGRDCRFGDFAFAPSVDVEARRQLQGMLQSSEVILPPLGRAQWVSRHKDSLGAFDATYTLDAAASDEAPSFTRTHARYIASTLPLLPPQLGGRMRVDVLSAETRATLDAKGRWVGTLGGAEHLKVWMGSRLLSDVTSEVQVERLDGVSGAPTVLAGLDAERFAWGSAPAGATRASDLPAAPEPALAALTLDAALADFTKRLGAGPNGLHDATSRLASYLSVHPEAIANVIAGMRGGTLPEPIHAALFLALEKTGTLAAESGLAAALKDRGLNTQDRMRAAVALQDVPRPTERTAKALIDQSRGLRTDAEERQVADASLLALGALSHRTDTRQPELSQLAHEELDTRLRTARETEDLAVALDAIGNAGDERFADTLRTHASDESPLVRAHAARAWRRMEPETMEPVLVEWLGQEQDAQVRRAIADTLAEQVREQDRAASQAVLAAAAARLATESDARTRSALISVLGSAASTDASARLALVQQFHRETVPDLQVLIGRYVRAEELR
- a CDS encoding MFS transporter, whose translation is MAALVDDASPSHSVFRHRDFRVYQIARLCAVLAAQIESVSIGWQIYELTGSALALGYTGLAQFLPFLAFSLLGGQVADRVDRRTILAVCQSVMLLCSLLLLSFTLGHIRDVRFVYGVLVLFGAARAFYAPAGSALTPHLVPREELTKAVAVNSTTWQVATIAGPAVGGLVYGWLGAKGAYITSASLCALTVVWILSLKVRTGSASTEKLSFATLVAGLHFVRRQRLLLGSITLDLFAVLLGGAVALLPIYARDVLHTGPLGLGLLRGAPAMGAAVVAVFLAVRPVGERAGWKMFIAVAIFGAATFVFGVSRSLPLSLVALAVAGAADMISVVVRHTLELVSTPDDMRGRVGAVNMMCIGASNELGEFRAGALAEAVGAVHAVVIGAVGTVVVVALWAWLFPELRNVNRLDTVQK